The DNA window TCCTCTTCGTCCGCGCTCGAGGCTGGCACCTCGACGAGGCCCACATTCTCGTCGACGGCGAGCCCATGTCCGGCTCGCTCTTCGACTTCGGCCTCTACGTCTTCCACAACGCCGCAGAGCTCCTCGCCCGCCACTCCGGCCCCTACTTCTACCTGCCCAAGCTCGAAAGCCACCTCGAAGCCCGCCTCTGGAACGACGTCTTCGTCCTCGCGCAGACGCTACTCGATATCCCGCAAGGATCGATCAAAGCGACGGTGCTCATAGAGACCATCCTCGCGGCCTTCGAGATGGACGAGATCCTCTACGAGCTCCGCGACCACTCCGCCGGCCTCAACTGCGGCCGCTGGGACTACATCTTCTCCTTCATCAAGAAGTTCGCCGGCGACAAGACGCTCCTCTTCCCCGACCGCGGCCAGGTCACCATGGCGACGCACTTCATGCGCAGCTACTCGAAGCTCGCCATCAAGACCTGCCACCGCCGCGGCGTCAGCGCCATGGGCGGCATGTCCGCCTTCATCCCCATCAAGTCCGACCCCCTCGCCAACGAGCGCGCCCTCGCCCAGGTCCGCATCGACAAGGAGCGCGAAGCCACCGACGGCCACGACGGCACCTGGGTCGCGCACCCCGGCCTCGTCCCGGTCGCGATGGAGGTCTTCGACCGCATCATGCCGCAGCCGAACCAGATCGACAAGCAGCTTAACGACCTGAAGACCACCGCCGCCGACCTGCTCAAGGTCCCCGAAGGCACACTCACCGACGCCGGCCTCCGCCTCAACGTCGCCGTCGGCCTGGGCTACCTCGAAGCCTGGCTGCGCGGCATCGGCTGCGTCCCGCTCTTCAACCTGATGGAGGACGCCGCCACCGCCGAGATCAGCCGCGCCCAGCTATGGCAGTGGGTCCACCACCACGCTCACCTCGAAGACGGCCGCCGCGTCACCGCCGAACTTGTCGATCAGGTCATCACCGAAGAACTGGCCCTCGCCGAAATCCGCGTCGAAGCCACCCGCTTCGAAAGCTACAAACACGCCGCCTTCCTCATGCGCGAGCTGGTGAAAGCCCCACACTTCCAGGACTTCCTCACCGTCCCCGCCTACGCCCGCGTGATAGCCAGCGAGACCTTCACGACCCCATCCATCTGAAACTTTCGTTGTAGAAACGCCCGTTAAACGCTACTGAGCCAGAAAAACTTACTTGGCAATCGTGGAGGTTGCGCTAGACTTCTGTCCATGCTGACTCGCTTCCCAACGATTCATCCGTGCGGCACGGTTTGATCGGGAAACGGCTTGGGCAGATATCTCGAAGCCAGGGATAAACACCACCACGAGCTTTAATCGATGACGTTCAGGCTAAACCGCCGCTTGTGGATATCGACGACCGCAATCCTGCTGGCAATGGCGATAGGTGCGTCGATTGGATACCTCAGCGGCAGAAGATTCGTCGAGACCACCGCCGAAGCCCGCCTGCAGGAGGAGGCTGCGCCGCTCGCGGAGACCATTCACTCCGTCGTAAC is part of the Granulicella aggregans genome and encodes:
- the aceB gene encoding malate synthase A, whose product is MTTAIPGVELTAPLSDRYATVLTPEALDFVVKLQRAFNGRRKKLLEGRVARQARLDAGEKPDFLPDTAEIRNAEWQVAPLPQDLLDRRVEITGPVDRKMIINALNSGAKVFMADFEDSTTPTWDNLLDGQINLRDAIRRTITFEDPKTQKSYKLTDNPAVLFVRARGWHLDEAHILVDGEPMSGSLFDFGLYVFHNAAELLARHSGPYFYLPKLESHLEARLWNDVFVLAQTLLDIPQGSIKATVLIETILAAFEMDEILYELRDHSAGLNCGRWDYIFSFIKKFAGDKTLLFPDRGQVTMATHFMRSYSKLAIKTCHRRGVSAMGGMSAFIPIKSDPLANERALAQVRIDKEREATDGHDGTWVAHPGLVPVAMEVFDRIMPQPNQIDKQLNDLKTTAADLLKVPEGTLTDAGLRLNVAVGLGYLEAWLRGIGCVPLFNLMEDAATAEISRAQLWQWVHHHAHLEDGRRVTAELVDQVITEELALAEIRVEATRFESYKHAAFLMRELVKAPHFQDFLTVPAYARVIASETFTTPSI